In the Tetrapisispora phaffii CBS 4417 chromosome 7, complete genome genome, one interval contains:
- the HSH49 gene encoding U2 snRNP complex subunit HSH49 (similar to Saccharomyces cerevisiae HSH49 (YOR319W); ancestral locus Anc_8.797), with the protein MNSNNKVWNSNKTVYVGNIDPQVTLDILYELFVQVAPISSIKYPKDKVLQAYQGYAFIDFFTEDDVQYVIKVMNNTVRLYGKLLKVRLSNYALSASTANASNKTETANVEILPVPKVFIKDIDSTTTTETLSSLFKKIGPVLKEPEFFYLSYGKLRCAYLYMKNYDDSDKAIKILNNSLVGNKRVKVDYAFKDNTSKVIKFGEDIDRLLNKEALQRDLIK; encoded by the coding sequence ATGAACAGCAATAATAAAGTATggaattcaaataaaactgTCTATGTTGGGAATATTGATCCTCAAGTTACACTTGACATATTGTATGAACTGTTTGTCCAAGTAGCACCTATATCATCTATAAAATATCCTAAAGATAAGGTTCTCCAGGCATATCAAGGATATGCctttattgatttttttacaGAAGATGATGTTCAATATGTGATAAAAGTAATGAATAATACAGTAAGACTATATGGGAAACTTTTGAAGGTACGTCTAAGTAACTACGCTTTATCAGCATCAACTGCTAATGCATCAAATAAAACTGAAACCGCTAATGTAGAGATTCTGCCTGTACCGAaagtatttattaaagatataGATTCAACTACCACAACTGAAACTTTAAGCAGTttatttaagaaaattGGACCAGTGCTTAAAGAGCCTgagtttttttatttatcataTGGTAAATTAAGGTGTGcatacttatatatgaaaaattatgaCGATTCAGATAAAGccattaaaatattgaataacTCATTAGTAGGAAATAAAAGAGTTAAGGTTGATTATGcttttaaagataataCCTCAAAAGTCATTAAGTTTGGGGAAGATATTGATAGACTACTGAATAAGGAAGCTCTCCAACGTGacttgataaaataa